A part of Melittangium boletus DSM 14713 genomic DNA contains:
- a CDS encoding TetR/AcrR family transcriptional regulator — MARVKGSRNADYEKERARLLEAVCQRVLAPDGAQASFRELAEVAGVSVATLRHYFGSREALLAEVMADMHRRGLPHLLAAATALHGPARESLRWFLESLLMGWRHGVGSAHAFGLTAGVGHATLGPVYVTELLEPTLQAAEARLSRHIAEGELRRCDVRHAALELVCPVVMGLLHQMQLSGASCRPLDVERFLEDHLETFLRAHAVSPG; from the coding sequence ATGGCCAGGGTGAAGGGGAGCCGCAACGCCGACTACGAGAAGGAACGGGCGCGCCTGCTGGAGGCGGTGTGCCAGCGGGTGCTCGCTCCGGATGGGGCCCAGGCGAGCTTCCGGGAGCTCGCCGAGGTGGCCGGGGTGAGCGTGGCCACGTTGCGCCACTACTTCGGCTCGCGCGAGGCGCTGCTGGCCGAGGTGATGGCGGACATGCACCGGCGAGGCCTCCCCCACCTGCTCGCCGCCGCCACGGCGCTTCATGGTCCGGCGCGCGAGTCCCTGCGCTGGTTCTTGGAGTCCCTGCTCATGGGGTGGCGCCATGGGGTGGGCTCGGCGCATGCCTTCGGGCTCACCGCGGGCGTGGGCCACGCGACGCTGGGGCCGGTGTACGTGACGGAGCTCCTGGAGCCCACGCTGCAAGCCGCGGAGGCGCGGCTGTCACGCCACATCGCGGAGGGCGAGCTGCGGCGCTGTGACGTGCGTCATGCCGCGCTGGAGTTGGTGTGTCCGGTGGTGATGGGGCTCCTGCACCAGATGCAGCTGTCCGGGGCGAGCTGCCGGCCCCTGGACGTGGAGCGCTTCCTGGAGGACCACCTGGAGACCTTCCTCCGGGCGCATGCCGTGAGCCCCGGCTAG
- the atpE gene encoding ATP synthase F0 subunit C codes for MTSLALAFLAAGIGAGLSIIGAGLGIGKLAAAALDATGRQPAAAGDIRTTMIIAAALIEGATLFALVVCILLATKA; via the coding sequence ATGACCAGCCTCGCTCTCGCCTTCCTCGCCGCCGGTATCGGTGCCGGCCTCTCCATCATCGGTGCCGGTCTCGGCATCGGTAAGCTGGCCGCCGCCGCCCTCGACGCCACGGGCCGTCAGCCCGCCGCCGCCGGCGACATCCGCACCACCATGATCATCGCCGCGGCCCTCATCGAAGGCGCCACCCTGTTCGCGCTGGTCGTCTGCATCCTGCTCGCCACCAAGGCGTAG
- a CDS encoding citrate synthase: protein MSAAEAAALLEVKRATLYTYVSRGLVRCVPERGTKENRYLRADLERLKARHDARAGHTAVAAGALRWGEPVIDSAVSQVGAEGLAYRGHSAVRLAVEGRSLEYVAELLWTGTPPAEPVRWPSPEPLLPAAQVAALLPPEAPPLAILLAMVPLLSARDPTRFAAPAEQERRRGQRLLRHLAAWVGAAREPARVARALEAETVADSLAAAWGVTAKRAPELLNRALVLCADHELNVSTFAARVTASSGADLYACVGAALAALSGPRHGGACDRIEALVREVEGPERARQGVHERLRRGESVPGFGHPLYPNGDPRTPPLLEVAYALRPEPVAVRVLRTVEETMREAGHPAATVDFGLVALASALRLPEGAATALFAVGRAAGWVAHVLEQREQGHVLRPRARYVGGTSE, encoded by the coding sequence ATGTCCGCGGCGGAGGCGGCGGCGCTGTTGGAGGTGAAGCGCGCCACGCTCTACACCTACGTGAGCCGAGGCCTGGTGCGGTGCGTGCCCGAACGGGGAACGAAGGAGAACCGTTACCTCCGGGCGGACCTGGAACGGCTCAAGGCCCGGCATGACGCGCGAGCGGGACACACTGCGGTGGCGGCGGGAGCACTGCGCTGGGGCGAGCCCGTCATCGACTCGGCGGTGTCGCAGGTGGGCGCGGAGGGGCTGGCGTACCGGGGCCACTCGGCGGTGCGGCTGGCGGTGGAGGGCAGGAGCCTCGAATACGTGGCGGAGCTGCTGTGGACGGGAACACCACCGGCCGAGCCCGTGCGCTGGCCCTCACCGGAGCCACTCCTGCCCGCCGCACAGGTAGCGGCCCTGCTGCCACCTGAAGCTCCGCCGTTGGCGATCCTGCTGGCGATGGTGCCGTTGTTGAGCGCCAGGGATCCCACGCGCTTCGCCGCCCCGGCCGAGCAGGAGCGAAGAAGAGGACAACGCCTGCTGAGACACCTGGCGGCGTGGGTGGGCGCGGCACGAGAGCCCGCGAGGGTGGCCCGTGCGCTGGAGGCGGAGACGGTGGCGGACTCGCTCGCGGCGGCCTGGGGGGTCACGGCGAAGCGGGCACCGGAGTTGTTGAACCGGGCGTTGGTGCTGTGCGCGGATCACGAACTGAACGTGTCCACGTTCGCGGCGCGGGTGACGGCCTCCTCGGGAGCGGACTTGTACGCTTGCGTGGGCGCGGCGTTGGCGGCGCTCTCGGGACCGAGACACGGCGGGGCGTGCGATCGCATCGAGGCCCTGGTACGGGAAGTCGAAGGACCGGAGCGGGCGCGCCAGGGAGTGCACGAGCGGCTGAGGCGGGGCGAGTCGGTGCCGGGGTTTGGCCACCCCTTGTATCCAAACGGAGACCCGCGCACACCACCCCTCCTGGAGGTGGCGTACGCACTGCGACCGGAGCCAGTGGCCGTACGGGTGTTGCGCACGGTGGAGGAGACGATGCGCGAGGCGGGCCATCCCGCCGCCACGGTGGACTTTGGACTGGTGGCCCTGGCCTCGGCGCTGCGATTGCCGGAGGGCGCGGCGACGGCGCTCTTCGCCGTGGGCCGAGCGGCGGGCTGGGTGGCCCATGTGCTGGAGCAGCGAGAGCAGGGTCACGTGCTGCGTCCGCGCGCCCGCTACGTGGGAGGGACGAGCGAATAG
- the atpF gene encoding F0F1 ATP synthase subunit B, which yields MFLPTVLAASSIVEVRPGLIFWTLVTFIIVAIVLRWKAWGPILAVVEEREKQLTSSIDAAKRERAEAEKLLAEQKTAIAEARREAQEMLRRNQQEVEKFREELMAKSRKEADEFKASAQREIEEQKAKAIAQVKAMTVDLAVEVAGKLLSERLDDTKHRALAEQFVKDLPTKGGAERRS from the coding sequence ATGTTCCTGCCCACCGTTCTCGCCGCCAGCAGCATCGTGGAGGTCCGCCCGGGCCTCATCTTCTGGACCCTCGTCACCTTCATCATCGTGGCCATCGTCCTGCGATGGAAGGCGTGGGGCCCCATCCTCGCCGTGGTGGAGGAGCGCGAGAAGCAGCTCACCAGCTCCATCGACGCCGCCAAGCGTGAGCGCGCCGAGGCCGAGAAGCTGCTCGCCGAGCAGAAGACGGCCATCGCCGAGGCCCGCCGCGAGGCGCAGGAGATGCTCCGCCGCAATCAGCAGGAGGTGGAGAAGTTCCGCGAGGAGCTCATGGCCAAGAGCCGCAAGGAGGCCGACGAGTTCAAGGCGTCCGCCCAGCGGGAGATCGAGGAGCAGAAGGCCAAGGCCATCGCCCAGGTGAAGGCCATGACGGTCGACCTGGCCGTGGAAGTGGCCGGCAAGTTGCTCAGCGAGCGGCTGGATGACACCAAGCACCGCGCGCTGGCCGAGCAGTTCGTGAAGGACCTGCCCACCAAGGGCGGGGCCGAGCGCCGCTCGTAA
- the ychF gene encoding redox-regulated ATPase YchF has protein sequence MALSIGIVGLPNVGKSTLFNAVSAAGAQAANYPFCTIEPNVGVVPVPDERLDKLTALVKPLKKIPTSLEFVDIAGLVRGASKGEGLGNQFLANIRQVDAVLHVLRCFEDDNVTHVEGGVNPVRDRDVVDTELCLKDMETVEKRRERTQKNTKMGGKAAEEAKAELALLDRIKTALDSGITVRAQKLTDDERAVIRDLFLLTDKPVLYVANIGEKQIGKEDADPYVQQVRDMAAKEGAGVVVLAAAMESEIQQLPEEERPGFLESAGLTEPGLSKVVREGYKLLGLQTYFTVGEQECRAWTIHKGDKAPQAAGVIHSDFERGFIKAEVMRWEDLLKLGSESAVKEKGLLRVEGKEYVVQDGDCMHFRFNV, from the coding sequence ATGGCGCTCTCCATTGGCATCGTCGGTCTGCCCAACGTGGGCAAGTCCACCCTGTTCAACGCGGTCTCGGCGGCGGGGGCTCAGGCGGCCAACTACCCGTTCTGCACCATTGAGCCGAACGTGGGCGTGGTGCCGGTGCCGGATGAGCGGCTCGACAAGCTGACCGCCCTGGTGAAGCCCCTCAAGAAGATCCCCACGTCCCTGGAGTTCGTGGACATCGCGGGCCTGGTGCGCGGCGCCTCCAAGGGCGAGGGCCTGGGCAATCAGTTCCTCGCGAACATCCGCCAGGTGGACGCGGTGCTGCACGTGCTGCGCTGCTTCGAGGACGACAACGTCACCCACGTGGAGGGGGGCGTGAACCCGGTGCGCGACCGGGACGTGGTGGACACGGAGCTGTGTCTCAAGGACATGGAGACCGTGGAGAAGCGCCGCGAGCGCACCCAGAAGAACACGAAGATGGGGGGCAAGGCGGCCGAGGAGGCCAAGGCCGAGCTCGCGCTGCTCGATCGCATCAAGACCGCCCTGGACTCGGGCATCACGGTGCGCGCGCAGAAGCTCACCGACGACGAGCGCGCCGTCATCCGCGACCTGTTCCTGCTCACCGACAAGCCCGTGCTGTACGTGGCCAACATCGGCGAGAAGCAGATCGGCAAGGAGGACGCGGACCCGTACGTGCAGCAGGTGCGCGACATGGCCGCCAAGGAAGGCGCGGGCGTGGTGGTGCTCGCCGCGGCCATGGAGTCGGAGATCCAGCAGCTTCCCGAGGAGGAGCGTCCGGGCTTCCTCGAGAGCGCGGGTCTCACCGAGCCGGGTCTGAGCAAGGTGGTGCGCGAGGGCTACAAGCTCCTGGGCCTGCAGACGTACTTCACCGTGGGCGAGCAGGAGTGCCGGGCGTGGACCATCCACAAGGGTGACAAGGCTCCGCAGGCGGCGGGCGTCATCCACTCGGACTTCGAGCGCGGCTTCATCAAGGCCGAGGTCATGCGCTGGGAAGACCTGCTCAAGCTCGGCAGCGAGTCGGCGGTGAAGGAGAAGGGCCTGCTGCGCGTGGAAGGCAAGGAGTACGTGGTGCAGGACGGCGACTGCATGCACTTCCGCTTCAACGTGTAG
- a CDS encoding DUF2019 domain-containing protein, with product MSLEELVERFAQHVAAQTEAIRRGDAKTGNKHAKQYTAALLELRARGNAGRDALAVLLKHPQTDVRSMAAAFLLRYRTTEARAVLEATAKEGGVAAIGAIMTLRRWDDGTWALDPE from the coding sequence ATGAGCTTGGAGGAACTTGTCGAACGGTTCGCTCAGCACGTGGCCGCGCAGACCGAGGCCATCCGACGAGGTGATGCCAAGACGGGGAACAAACATGCCAAGCAGTACACCGCTGCGCTTTTGGAACTACGGGCGCGGGGAAATGCCGGGCGAGATGCCCTCGCGGTGCTGTTGAAGCACCCCCAAACGGATGTTCGTTCCATGGCGGCCGCGTTCCTGCTCCGCTATCGGACGACCGAGGCCCGGGCGGTCCTGGAAGCAACGGCGAAGGAAGGTGGAGTGGCCGCTATCGGAGCGATCATGACACTGCGGCGTTGGGATGATGGCACCTGGGCACTCGACCCGGAATAG
- a CDS encoding class I SAM-dependent methyltransferase, with amino-acid sequence MRVDFGRTADDYVKHRAGFPESFFQRLAREGVLRAGLRALDVGTGTGTVARGLARWGCLVTAVDPSASMLDGARSLASEAELSIDWRLATAEHTGLPEGSVDLAVAGQCWHWFDRPAAAREAARVLVPGGRLVIAHLDWLAMPGNVVEATEGLLDVFNPQLVSPDVRFGHGVGVYPAWFQDLSRAGFQSLESFSFDVLLPYTPESWRGRMRASNKVGASLPPDAVARFDAALASLLAERFPGDSLAIPHRVFALVATRP; translated from the coding sequence ATGCGCGTCGACTTCGGACGAACGGCGGATGACTATGTGAAGCACCGGGCGGGATTCCCCGAGTCCTTCTTCCAGCGGCTCGCTCGCGAGGGCGTGCTTCGCGCGGGTCTCCGGGCCCTGGACGTGGGGACGGGCACCGGTACCGTGGCCCGAGGGCTCGCCCGGTGGGGCTGCCTCGTCACCGCCGTGGACCCATCCGCCTCCATGCTCGATGGGGCGCGCTCACTCGCCTCCGAGGCGGAACTCTCCATCGACTGGCGGCTCGCCACCGCCGAACACACCGGGCTGCCCGAGGGCTCGGTGGATCTCGCTGTCGCCGGGCAGTGCTGGCACTGGTTCGACCGCCCCGCCGCCGCGCGTGAAGCGGCTCGGGTGCTCGTGCCCGGTGGTCGGCTCGTCATCGCCCATCTCGACTGGCTCGCCATGCCCGGCAATGTCGTCGAGGCCACCGAGGGGCTTCTGGATGTCTTCAATCCCCAACTCGTGTCGCCCGACGTGCGCTTCGGCCATGGCGTCGGCGTCTATCCCGCATGGTTCCAGGACCTCTCCCGGGCGGGCTTCCAGTCCCTGGAGAGCTTCTCCTTCGACGTCCTCCTGCCCTACACGCCGGAGTCCTGGCGCGGCCGCATGCGCGCCAGCAACAAGGTGGGCGCGTCGCTCCCTCCCGACGCCGTCGCCCGCTTCGATGCCGCGCTCGCCTCGCTCCTCGCCGAACGGTTTCCCGGCGATTCACTCGCCATTCCCCACCGCGTCTTCGCCCTCGTCGCCACCCGTCCCTGA
- a CDS encoding cupin domain-containing protein, with product MATPHLVHSNDLPWTDIVQGSRVAIRRKQLGAAAQGKKLGCSLLELLPGKKSWPHHYHLANEEALFILEGSGILRLGEERLPVTAGDYVALPAGPECAHQLFNESTQPLRYLAFSTQIEPDVLVYPDSQKVGVMAGAAPGGNKAARTLEAYLPLSARVGYWEGEVD from the coding sequence ATGGCCACCCCGCACCTCGTCCACTCGAATGACCTTCCCTGGACCGACATCGTCCAAGGCTCGCGCGTCGCCATCCGCCGCAAGCAGCTGGGCGCCGCGGCCCAGGGCAAGAAGCTCGGGTGCAGTCTGTTGGAGCTGCTTCCGGGCAAGAAGTCCTGGCCCCACCACTACCACCTGGCCAACGAGGAGGCCCTGTTCATCCTCGAGGGCTCCGGCATCCTGCGGCTCGGCGAGGAGCGTCTGCCCGTGACGGCCGGGGACTATGTCGCGCTTCCCGCCGGACCCGAGTGCGCGCACCAGCTCTTCAATGAAAGCACCCAGCCCCTGCGCTACCTGGCGTTCTCCACCCAGATCGAGCCGGATGTGCTCGTCTACCCGGACTCCCAGAAGGTGGGGGTGATGGCGGGTGCCGCGCCCGGTGGCAACAAGGCCGCGCGCACCCTGGAGGCCTACCTGCCCCTGAGCGCACGGGTGGGATACTGGGAGGGTGAGGTAGACTGA
- a CDS encoding aromatic ring-hydroxylating oxygenase subunit alpha, giving the protein MLDGFAHEGLADVWTPVAMSREVGRRPYGLTVAGERIVLFRDARGTISALRDRCPHRGVKLSLGKVNEDGCLECPFHGWRFASDGACTHIPLNPMPEEKRQRFAATAFPVRERGGLVWLYTHPGAEAPEEPYVPEALEQKGVHVWRYAETWNAHWTRAMENMLDAPHLPFVHRRTIGGALRRRMKPDSRMEIELEPTPTGFRTQSRMDGVEPKGFLDWLRPNGMRMNVPIPGRLMQLYMWCVPVDANHVRMFLVSARDFVRMQPLAGLVDRYNTRILREDKAVVESSHPVEVPPVSEERSVATDRATLAFRRWYLERKKRSPHEAPSDTEAVASLAI; this is encoded by the coding sequence ATGCTGGACGGATTCGCCCACGAGGGTCTGGCGGACGTGTGGACGCCCGTGGCGATGTCACGCGAGGTGGGCCGTCGGCCGTATGGGCTGACCGTGGCCGGCGAGCGCATCGTCCTCTTCCGCGATGCCCGGGGAACGATCTCGGCGTTGAGGGACCGATGCCCCCACCGGGGCGTGAAGCTGTCGCTCGGGAAGGTGAACGAGGACGGGTGCCTGGAGTGTCCCTTCCATGGATGGCGCTTCGCCTCGGACGGCGCGTGCACGCACATCCCCCTCAACCCCATGCCCGAGGAGAAGCGTCAACGCTTCGCGGCCACGGCCTTTCCCGTGCGTGAGCGCGGAGGTCTCGTGTGGCTCTACACGCACCCGGGCGCGGAGGCCCCCGAAGAGCCCTATGTCCCCGAGGCGCTGGAGCAGAAGGGGGTGCACGTGTGGCGGTACGCGGAGACGTGGAACGCGCATTGGACGCGGGCCATGGAGAACATGCTGGACGCCCCCCACCTGCCCTTCGTGCACCGGCGCACCATTGGAGGAGCGCTGCGCCGCCGGATGAAGCCGGACTCGCGGATGGAGATCGAGCTGGAGCCCACGCCCACGGGCTTCCGCACCCAATCGAGAATGGACGGGGTGGAGCCGAAGGGCTTCCTCGATTGGCTGCGGCCCAATGGCATGCGGATGAACGTCCCCATTCCCGGGCGCCTCATGCAGCTCTACATGTGGTGCGTGCCGGTGGATGCGAACCACGTGCGGATGTTCCTCGTGAGCGCGCGAGACTTCGTGCGCATGCAGCCGCTCGCCGGACTGGTGGACCGCTACAACACCCGCATCCTGCGCGAGGACAAGGCGGTGGTGGAGTCGAGCCACCCCGTCGAGGTGCCGCCCGTCTCCGAGGAGCGCAGCGTGGCGACGGATCGGGCCACCCTCGCCTTCCGCCGCTGGTACCTGGAGCGCAAGAAGCGGAGCCCGCACGAGGCGCCGTCCGACACGGAGGCAGTGGCTTCACTCGCCATCTAA
- a CDS encoding ankyrin repeat domain-containing protein encodes MSLFDAVKAGDLERLEALLAGGADPNPFDAEGRTPLVLAAEQGEEALVRGLLAHGADPSLPDRMGETALTKAAAHGHGRIASLLYPLASRDEQDMARALLQVGTDFFTQPRAQAPESEGLRHKLATAGAYVTGKIGGGTERLERMQRAEKNAKKP; translated from the coding sequence ATGTCCCTCTTCGATGCCGTGAAGGCCGGTGACCTCGAGCGCCTGGAGGCGCTGCTCGCCGGGGGCGCCGATCCCAATCCCTTCGACGCCGAGGGCCGCACGCCCCTGGTGCTCGCCGCCGAGCAGGGCGAGGAAGCCCTCGTGCGCGGCCTGCTCGCCCACGGCGCGGACCCGAGCCTTCCGGACCGCATGGGCGAGACCGCGCTCACCAAGGCGGCCGCCCACGGCCACGGCCGGATCGCCAGCCTGCTCTACCCGCTCGCCTCCCGGGACGAGCAGGACATGGCCCGCGCGCTGCTCCAGGTGGGCACCGACTTCTTCACCCAGCCCCGTGCCCAGGCCCCCGAGTCCGAGGGCCTGCGCCACAAGCTCGCCACTGCGGGCGCCTACGTGACGGGGAAGATTGGCGGCGGCACCGAACGGCTCGAGCGCATGCAGCGCGCGGAGAAGAACGCCAAGAAGCCCTGA
- the atpB gene encoding F0F1 ATP synthase subunit A: protein MRKAMGLLVGLMTSVAFASSPGGHDDSTPMEKEEQDVAAYILHHVVDSNEYEFEVPLGDHHIPIHLPQFGIPIRAGASCEPRDTGDGHGKAVPGWSEGCLDLSITKHTVMMWLAALLLVGSLLLFSNRDKSKLVPRGTAANLFEMLVLFVRDELAIKNIGKEEGPRYTPYLLTAFFFILFMNLLGLFPWMATATANIAVTLALALCTFVLTQIAGIRAAGLGGYLAHLTGGVAPWLWPIMIPVELLGLFTKPFALTMRLFANMLAGHIVIFFLLGLIFMLGHPAVALVSVPFAMGIYLLELFVAFVQAYVFTMLSALFIGMGVAMAHHHDEHHADAAHSHDHGRAHH from the coding sequence ATGCGCAAGGCAATGGGTCTTCTCGTCGGTCTGATGACGAGCGTGGCGTTCGCGTCCTCTCCGGGCGGGCATGACGACAGCACGCCCATGGAGAAGGAAGAGCAGGACGTGGCGGCCTACATCCTCCACCACGTCGTGGACTCGAACGAGTACGAGTTCGAGGTTCCCCTCGGCGACCACCACATCCCCATCCATCTGCCGCAGTTCGGCATCCCCATCCGCGCGGGCGCCTCGTGCGAGCCCCGGGACACGGGCGATGGCCACGGCAAGGCGGTGCCCGGCTGGAGCGAGGGCTGCCTGGACCTCTCCATCACCAAGCACACGGTGATGATGTGGCTGGCGGCGCTCCTGCTCGTGGGCTCGCTGCTGCTGTTCAGCAACCGCGACAAGTCGAAGCTGGTGCCCCGGGGCACGGCGGCCAACCTCTTCGAGATGCTCGTGCTCTTCGTGCGCGACGAGCTGGCCATCAAGAACATCGGCAAGGAGGAGGGTCCTCGCTACACGCCCTACCTGCTCACCGCGTTCTTCTTCATCCTCTTCATGAACCTGCTGGGCCTCTTTCCCTGGATGGCCACGGCCACGGCCAACATCGCCGTCACGCTGGCGCTCGCGCTGTGCACCTTCGTGCTCACGCAGATCGCCGGCATCCGCGCCGCGGGCCTGGGCGGCTACCTGGCGCACCTGACGGGCGGCGTGGCCCCCTGGCTCTGGCCCATCATGATTCCGGTGGAGCTCCTGGGTCTGTTCACCAAGCCCTTCGCCCTCACGATGCGTCTGTTCGCCAACATGCTGGCGGGCCACATCGTCATCTTCTTCCTGCTCGGCCTCATCTTCATGCTCGGCCACCCCGCGGTGGCGCTCGTCAGCGTGCCCTTCGCCATGGGCATCTACCTGCTGGAGCTCTTCGTGGCCTTCGTGCAGGCGTACGTCTTCACCATGCTCTCGGCGCTCTTCATCGGCATGGGCGTGGCCATGGCCCACCACCATGACGAGCACCACGCCGACGCGGCCCACAGCCACGACCACGGCCGCGCCCACCACTGA
- a CDS encoding ATP-binding protein: protein MTTRDGARGGPYQHLDTLPFAMAVIRDSRIVYANTTLLELLGLSQEQVVGKMLELLSENQGPFIRERHARRLAGEPVPDTYETVLRTARGELHVELTVSRAGEDIYVLVRDLSGRMGQRRVLQRMAALGASLLGIRSEDEVLRRVFEGLAELRMSYAYLVPEGALVRLAHVCVGDEASAGVPWLTGQHLVDDSGNWCPMLRRAWHEGAAYGENLVGEAGQFSSEWGQLVGAHLRRVGPLRALCVRIDGGGAPRALLAVGSDWLGEDELAPWRLFASQVSAALDAARTICRLSTRNTALTSLNRLAAATATAQEPRDLFAPGLEEVHSLMGCGVVLLLLRAEGRDDLEVAWQRGLPEEEARRVHRFTLTGSMSARVMEEGVPRVVGVAEFSEPIRSGLREAGTACVALVPLQVRAHMVGTIAMTFSHARVLTDLERETLQAMGVHFAAAIETHRLLQELRGRAEELTHLHSELEATQRQLVERERLAALGELSAVVAHEVRNPLGAIFNALATLRRFQEPESPGLTLVSILSEEAHRLNRLVDDLLDFARPPSPQPQPVPLAHLLEEAVRTATVDQPRLRVEWALEPDVPPLPMDARMMRQVFLNLALNAVQAMPQGGTLRIRVHRCHTRTGALVEFTDTGPGIPPGLHERLFEPFFTTKATGTGLGLAIVRRTLHAHGGHISIESPPTGGTTFRVRLPL from the coding sequence GTGACGACGCGCGATGGAGCCCGGGGGGGCCCGTACCAGCATCTGGACACCTTGCCATTCGCCATGGCCGTGATTCGGGACAGCCGCATCGTCTACGCCAACACGACCCTGCTCGAACTGCTGGGGCTGAGCCAGGAGCAGGTGGTGGGCAAGATGCTCGAACTGCTCTCGGAGAACCAGGGGCCGTTCATCCGCGAGCGGCACGCACGCCGCCTGGCCGGCGAGCCCGTCCCGGACACCTATGAGACGGTGTTGAGGACCGCCCGGGGCGAACTCCACGTGGAGCTGACCGTGTCACGGGCCGGAGAGGACATCTATGTCCTGGTGCGCGACCTGTCCGGCCGCATGGGGCAGCGCCGGGTGCTCCAGCGCATGGCGGCGCTGGGCGCCTCGCTGCTGGGCATCCGCTCCGAGGACGAGGTGCTCCGCCGCGTCTTCGAGGGGCTCGCCGAGCTGCGGATGTCCTACGCCTACCTCGTGCCGGAGGGGGCCCTGGTGCGGCTGGCGCACGTGTGCGTGGGGGACGAGGCGAGCGCGGGCGTGCCCTGGCTCACCGGCCAGCACCTCGTGGATGACTCCGGCAACTGGTGTCCCATGTTGAGGCGCGCCTGGCACGAGGGCGCCGCCTATGGGGAGAACCTGGTCGGGGAGGCGGGACAATTCAGCTCGGAGTGGGGCCAGCTCGTGGGCGCCCACCTGCGGCGTGTGGGGCCCTTGCGCGCGCTGTGCGTGCGCATCGATGGAGGCGGCGCGCCCCGGGCGCTGCTGGCGGTGGGCTCGGACTGGCTGGGCGAGGACGAATTGGCCCCCTGGCGCCTCTTCGCCTCCCAGGTGTCCGCCGCGCTCGACGCCGCGCGAACCATCTGCCGCTTGTCCACGCGCAACACGGCGCTCACCTCGCTCAACCGGCTGGCCGCGGCGACCGCCACCGCCCAGGAGCCGCGCGACCTCTTCGCGCCGGGCCTCGAGGAGGTGCACTCCCTGATGGGCTGCGGCGTGGTGCTCCTGCTGCTGCGAGCCGAGGGCCGTGACGACCTGGAGGTCGCCTGGCAACGGGGCCTCCCCGAGGAGGAGGCGCGCCGAGTCCACCGCTTCACCCTCACGGGCAGCATGTCCGCCCGGGTGATGGAGGAGGGCGTGCCACGGGTGGTGGGCGTGGCGGAGTTCTCCGAGCCCATCCGGAGCGGATTGCGCGAGGCGGGCACCGCCTGCGTGGCGCTCGTGCCCCTGCAGGTGCGCGCGCACATGGTGGGCACCATCGCCATGACCTTCAGCCACGCCCGCGTGCTGACCGATCTGGAGCGGGAAACCCTTCAGGCCATGGGCGTGCACTTCGCCGCCGCCATCGAAACCCACCGGCTGCTCCAGGAGCTGCGCGGACGCGCCGAGGAACTCACGCACCTGCACTCGGAGCTGGAGGCCACCCAGCGCCAGTTGGTGGAGCGCGAGCGGCTGGCGGCGCTCGGCGAGCTGTCGGCCGTGGTGGCCCATGAGGTGCGCAACCCCCTGGGCGCCATCTTCAATGCCCTGGCCACCCTGCGCCGCTTCCAGGAGCCCGAGAGCCCCGGGCTCACCCTGGTGAGCATCCTCTCGGAGGAGGCGCACCGCCTCAACCGGCTGGTGGATGACCTGCTCGACTTCGCCCGGCCCCCGAGCCCCCAGCCCCAGCCCGTGCCCCTCGCCCACCTGTTGGAGGAGGCCGTGCGGACGGCGACGGTGGACCAGCCCCGGCTCCGGGTGGAGTGGGCGCTGGAGCCGGACGTGCCCCCCCTGCCCATGGACGCGCGGATGATGCGCCAGGTCTTCCTCAACCTCGCGCTCAACGCCGTGCAGGCCATGCCCCAGGGCGGCACCCTGCGCATCCGCGTCCACCGGTGCCACACGCGGACCGGCGCCCTGGTGGAGTTCACCGACACCGGCCCCGGCATCCCCCCGGGACTGCACGAGCGCCTCTTCGAGCCATTCTTCACCACCAAGGCCACCGGCACCGGCCTGGGTCTCGCCATCGTCCGGCGCACCCTGCACGCCCATGGCGGCCACATCTCCATCGAATCGCCCCCCACGGGGGGCACCACCTTCCGGGTGCGCTTGCCACTCTGA
- a CDS encoding AtpZ/AtpI family protein: MAEEKEPREGEKDGELSETARQMRAAEPYISAVWKLVGGAVVGVLGGYFLDKRLGTGPWLLLGLSLVGISVGFYGFLHEMNRLGKGRR, encoded by the coding sequence ATGGCGGAGGAGAAGGAGCCCCGGGAGGGTGAGAAGGACGGCGAGTTGTCGGAGACGGCCCGGCAGATGCGGGCGGCCGAGCCCTACATCTCCGCGGTGTGGAAGCTGGTGGGTGGGGCGGTCGTCGGGGTGCTGGGCGGCTACTTCCTGGACAAACGCCTGGGGACGGGGCCGTGGTTGCTCCTGGGGTTGAGCCTGGTGGGGATCTCCGTGGGGTTCTACGGGTTCCTGCACGAGATGAACCGGTTGGGTAAGGGGCGGCGGTGA